In Antennarius striatus isolate MH-2024 chromosome 10, ASM4005453v1, whole genome shotgun sequence, one DNA window encodes the following:
- the smtnl1 gene encoding smoothelin-like 1 — protein sequence MDGETLSQETSGSTETTGQSDTNNNDNQTDESDLGEHKDEGTEPPAGETAEGHGLKEVGEEESKLLQGREKDNTGRPQASEGAVGESEEAGNNKDSTAVKNSTDTSGLKDEGQKEETKKGGQVEATAKDVEMKERKDEKEKSNKEEKEKAVCKRAEKEKHVKEVDAETKGKEKIKEPETQGKPKRKSGPPSSSVSRPKTSARSIRASAKNELIAKFQQGAPETAVPRNFKIQKSAAAAATGASIKQKILHWCHNKTRNYEGINIENFSSSWCDGLAFCALIHRFFPEAFDYNSLDPKDRRKNLTLAFESAESLIDCYPLLEVDDMLMMGNNPDPMCVFTYVQALCHGLSKIDNERREKQKEEKEKASNKEGATEGDGAGEEPSKKDEGESKEGTTKHQKEGQDDVTETEGTTMEEHASNTCEAGEGGVVVEAES from the exons ATGGATGGAGAAACGCTCAGCCAAGAGACATCTGGGTCAACAGAGACAACTGGTCAGAGTGACaccaataataatgacaaccAG ACAGATGAGTCAGACTTGGGAGAGCATAAAGATGAGGGGACAGAGCCTCCAGCAGGGGAGACAGCAGAAGGCCATGGGCTaaaggaggtgggggaggaagagTCAAAACTACTGCAAGGAAGGGAGAAGGATAACACAGGCAGGCCCCAAGCCTCAGAGGGTGCTGTAGGTGAAAGTGAAGAGGCTGGAAATAATAAAGACTCCACTGCAGTGAAGAACTCTACAGACACAAGTGGGCTAAAAGATGAGGGACAGAAGGAGGAAACCAAGAAAGGCGGTCAGGTGGAAGCAACTGCAAAAGACGTGGagatgaaggaaagaaaagatgagaaagagaagagcaacaaggaagaaaaggaaaaagccGTGTGTAAAAGGGCAGAGAAggaaaaacatgtcaaggaagTGGATgctgaaacaaaaggaaaagaaaagatcaaGGAGCCAGAAACACAAGGGAAGCCCAAACGAAAAAGCGGACCTCCCTCCTCTTCAGTCTCTCGACCAAAAACATCTGCACGATCCATTAGAGCGTCTGCAAAAAATGAACTCATTGCAAAGTTCCAACAAGGGGCACCGGA GACAGCAGTTCCCCGCAACTTCAAGATTCAGAagtcagctgcagctgcagccacaGGAGCGTCAATCAAACAGAAGATTCTTCATTGGTGTCACAACAAGACTCGCAACTATGAA GGCATCAACATAGAGAACTTCTCATCGTCCTGGTGCGACGGGCTCGCCTTTTGTGCTCTGATCCATCGTTTCTTTCCCGAAGCTTTTGACTATAACTCCTTGGATccaaaagacaggagaaaaaaCTTAACATTGGCTTTCGAATCTGCAGA GTCTCTGATTGACTGCTACCCTCTGCTGGAAGTGGACGACATGCTCATGATGGGTAACAATCCCGaccccatgtgtgtgttcacatatgTCCAGGCCCTCTGCCACGGCCTGTCCAAAATAGACAACGAGAGGAGGGAAAaacagaaggaggagaaagaaaaggctAGTAATAAAGAAGGAGCCACAGAAGGTGATGGAGCAGGAGAGGAACCATCAAAAAAAGATGAGGGTGAGTCTAAGGAAGGGACAACGAAGCACCAAAAGGAGGGACAAGatgatgttacagagacagAAGGAACTACAATGGAAGAACATGCATCAAACacgtgtgaggcaggggaaggAGGGGTTGTAGTTGAAGCAGAGTCCTAG
- the LOC137602834 gene encoding zinc finger protein ZFMSA12A-like, whose product MSTDMSPSTLNLESQLLSIMDVLVKAAVAEISQLFSESSSSLRLHLSQSLRENEALRMRMKVTRSELFSLRLQTRSNRPVSRFSPFRANTPKTRAKSQVVIRPSAAQKAAAERSSITLQPENKSSAPATQVKCAEVETPDVILIKDEDEVGGCGPIVGQDDVGNIRTDCGVDTGTQTLQSSSLTGDHNELRIVSVHGAGDGTLQETSDTLFTASELQAFSSLSPDNNATNDCLLNFTAGASDTAPMRGMQDNTVGLGRNGQLERNHSIQMVSTALNTETPTVGADDHVEYPSHVSQFSQQQNVFPYTCNKSLDCSFCGKCFLTREELIVHRATHTGETPIPCSFCGKPFVNRTTLTIHMRIHTGEKPYACTQCGKRFTQNGSLKIHLRTHSGEKPYTCNQCSASFNNPSNLRRHMITHSTNDVL is encoded by the exons ATGTCGACAGACATGTCACCGAGTACTTTGAACCTGGAGTCCCAGCTTTTGTCAATAATGGACGTGCTGGTGAAAGCGGCGGTAGCTGAAATTAGCCAACTGTTCTCGGAGAGCTCATCGTCGCTCCGCTTGCATTTATCCCAGAGCCTGCGGGAAAACGAAGccctgaggatgaggatgaaggtgaCGAGGAGTGAGCTCTTCTCGCTCAGGCTGCAGACCAGGAGCAACCGGCCGGTCAGCCGCTTCTCCCCTTTCAGGGCAAATACTCCCAAAACACGGGCTAAGTCACAAG tTGTCATTCGGCCATCAGCGGCTCAAAAGGCTGCTGCTGAAAGGTCTTCTATTACCCTGCAACCAGAGAACAAGTCATCTGCCCCTGCCACTCAAGTGAAG tgtGCTGAAGTGGAGACTCCAGATgtcattctcatcaaagatgaagatgaggttgGTGGATGTGGACCCATTGTAG GTCAGGACGATGTTGGAAACATCAGAACTGATTGTGGTGTTGACACAGGAACTCAGACTTTGCAGTCTTCCTCCCTGACGGGTGATCACAATGAGCTGAGGATCGTGAGTGTTCATGGAGCAGGAGATGGGACGCTGCAGGAGACAAGCGACACCCTCTTCACTGCCTCGGAGCTCCAAGCTTTCAGCTCCCTGTCTCCTGATAACAACGCAACCAATGACTGTCTGCTCAATTTCACCGCTGGTGCCAGTGACACAGCGCCGATGAGAGGGATGCAAGATAACACTGTTGGGCTGGGAAGAAATGGTCAACTGGAAAGAAATCATTCCATTCAGATGGTTTCAACAGCCCTGAACACTGAAACACCAACAGTAGGAGCTGACGATCACGTGGAGTACCCCAGTCATGTCAGCCAGTTCTCCCAACAGCAGAATGTCTTCCCTTACACCTGCAACAAATCCCTGGACTGTAGCTTCTGCGGGAAGTGCTTCCTCACCCGCGAAGAGCTGATCGTACATCGAGCAACTCACACTGGGGAGACGCCTATTCCTTGTTCCTTTTGTGGGAAGCCTTTTGTCAACAGGACCACACTGACCATTCACATGCGCATTCACACCGGGGAGAAGCCATATGCATGCACGCAGTGTGGGAAACGCTTCACACAGAACGGTAGCCTTAAGATCCACCTTAGGACTCACTCTGGAGAGAAGCCGTACACCTGCAATCAGTGCAGCGCCAGCTTCAACAACCCCAGCAATCTGCGCAGGCACATGATCACACACAGCACCAACGATGTGCTCTGA